A genomic segment from Cyprinus carpio isolate SPL01 chromosome A4, ASM1834038v1, whole genome shotgun sequence encodes:
- the LOC122140944 gene encoding GTPase IMAP family member 9-like — protein MEAAVTVKVDEDKPMEVDVAVELEGMAASAWSSHFKVLCFIRNIYFFYSSGSSERRIVLLGQTGSGKSATGNTILKKDCFISKHSSSSVTNTCKNGVAEVFGKSLSVTDTPGLFDTSLTEKKLKTELENCVEMSAPGPHVFLLVIRLDVRFTREQKDTVKWIQENFGKDATRYIIIIFTHADVLRGSSLDDFIKENQDLQAITDSLPYHSFSNNGQNQDQVKELLEKIEQTVKRNNGTHYTNEMYNRVQRNIKLKKIALGTAIGLLAVTGMGGVGAVVVGAAAAAAVGAGAAAVGAGAAAVGRSAEWEREPAGAVQQWERSAVGAEQQRGPRERSSSSSGSSSSGSRSGSSGSRSGSSGSGSSMGKQQWEREHQERSTRINSSAMGAQAGALHDSIVD, from the exons TCTAGCCATTTTAAAGTGCTTtgttttataagaaatatatattttttttactcatcaGGGTCATCTGAAAGGAGGATTGTTCTGTTGGGTCAAACTGGATCAGGAAAAAGCGCAACAGGAAACACCATACTGAAAAAAGACTGTTTTATTAGTAAACATTCCTCAAGTTCAGTCACAAACACCTGTAAAAATGGAGTTGCAGAGGTGTTTGGTAAAAGCCTTTCAGTAACTGATACTCCAGGACTGTTCGATACATCATTGactgaaaaaaagctgaaaactGAATTAGAGAATTGTGTTGAGATGTCGGCTCCTGGTCCCCATGTGTTTCTGCTGGTGATCAGACTCGATGTCAGATTTACAAGGGAACAGAAGGACACAGTGAAATGGATTCAGGAGAACTTTGGAAAAGACGCTACACGTTACATCATCATTATTTTCACACATGCTGATGTACTAAGGGGATCATCATTAGAcgattttataaaagaaaatcaagatcTACAAGCCATTACTGATAGTCTCCCATATCACTCCTTCAGCAATAACGGACAAAATCAAGATCAAGTTAAAGAGCTGCTAGAGAAGATTGAACAAACAGTGAAGAGAAACAACGGAACACATTACACCAATGAGATGTATAATAGAGTCCAgagaaacatcaaattaaaaaaaatagcattaggAACAGCAATAGGATTACTTGCAGTAACAGGGATGGGAGGAGTGGGAGCAGTGGTAgtgggagcagcagcagcagcagcagtgggaGCAGGAGCAGCAGCAGTGGGAGCGGGAGCAGCAGCAGTGGGTCGCAGCGCCGAGTGGGAGCGGGAGCCAGCAGGAGCAGTCCAGCAGTGGGAGCGCTCAGCAGTGGGAGCGGAGCAGCAGCGTGGACCGCGGGAGCGCAGTAGCAGCAGCAGTGGGAGCAGCAGCAGTGGGAGCAGGAGCGGCAGCAGTGGGAGCAGGAGCGGCAGCAGTGGGAGCGGGAGCAGCATGGGCAAGCAGCAGTGGGAGCGGGAGCATCAGGAGAGGAGCACTAGGATCAACAGCAGTGCAATGGGAGCACAAGCAGGAGCA CTGCATGACAGCATTGTGGACTGA